A region of Streptomyces halobius DNA encodes the following proteins:
- a CDS encoding SDR family NAD(P)-dependent oxidoreductase yields the protein MRVLPAAPSIEGLTAVVAGGSRGLGLLLAGQLLRRGCDVVLLARDEAELGRAVGKLGQCRDGAVRCFRQGEVEPLGQ from the coding sequence ATGCGTGTGCTTCCGGCCGCTCCCTCGATCGAAGGGCTCACGGCTGTCGTCGCCGGCGGCTCGCGGGGACTGGGGCTGCTCCTGGCCGGCCAGCTGTTGCGGCGTGGCTGCGATGTCGTTCTCCTGGCCAGGGATGAGGCCGAACTCGGCAGAGCCGTTGGCAAGCTGGGACAGTGCCGCGACGGTGCAGTGCGCTGTTTTCGACAGGGTGAAGTAGAGCCACTGGGGCAGTGA